One segment of Macrotis lagotis isolate mMagLag1 chromosome 1, bilby.v1.9.chrom.fasta, whole genome shotgun sequence DNA contains the following:
- the UTS2 gene encoding urotensin-2, translated as MYKLIFYCLFFAGFLSPFLSLPVIDSNEVAYRLSADDKDARLTLEDLDRASLLQMLPEIFGAENQDSKKTALSGDIFDSRENVKKVFYGKDPKISLLNHLLVGMKKQFKKRGTPSECFWKYCV; from the exons ATGTATAAGCTAATATTCTACTGCTTATTTTTTGCCGGCTTCTTAAGTCCCTTCTTGTCTCTTCCCGTCATCGATTCCAATGAAGTGGCATATCGGCTCTCAG CAGATGACAAGGATGCAAGGCTAACTTTGGAAGATCTGGACAGAGCTTCCCTCTTGCAAATGCTGCCAGAGATTTTTGGTGCAGAAAATCAAGATTCCAAGAAAACTG CTCTTAGTGGAGATATTTTTGATTcaagagaaaatgtgaaaaag gttTTCTATGGAAAAGATCCCAAAATCTCACTCCTGAATCATCTTCTAGTCGGaatgaagaaacaatttaagaaacGTGGGACCCCTTCTGAATGCTTCTGGAAGTATtgtgtataa